One genomic segment of Colias croceus chromosome 16, ilColCroc2.1 includes these proteins:
- the LOC123698382 gene encoding ubiquitin-conjugating enzyme E2 J2-like, which translates to MAKSKVTGATSRLKQDYLRLKNDPVPYVTAEPVPSNILEWHYVVKGPEKSPYEGGYYHGKIMFPREFPFKPPSIYMITPNGRFKTNTKLCLSITDFHPDTWNPAWSISTILTGLLSFMLEKTPTLGSIETSDYQKRCLAAESLEINLKNKMFCELFPEYVQEIEELLKQRQEALLQSEHANGSSESEVTNEQQSNMHYILTNLFVLVGFVFLAFMVKHVLASISND; encoded by the coding sequence ATGGCCAAAAGCAAAGTTACTGGAGCTACGAGTAGGCTGAAACAAGATTATCTAAGGCTGAAAAACGACCCTGTTCCATATGTGACTGCAGAACCAGTACCATCAAACATATTAGAATGGCATTACGTAGTAAAAGGCCCCGAGAAGAGTCCGTATGAGGGAGGATATTATCATGGAAAAATTATGTTCCCGAGAGAGTTTCCTTTCAAGCCACCATCTATTTATATGATTACGCCTAATGGGCGCTTCAAGACTAACACCAAATTGTGCCTTAGCATTACCGATTTCCATCCTGACACTTGGAATCCAGCTTGGTCTATTTCGACTATACTCACTGGTCTGCTTAGTTTTATGTTGGAAAAAACGCCAACATTAGGCTCAATCGAAACATCCGACTATCAAAAACGGTGCTTGGCAGCAGAATCTCTAGAAATTAatctcaaaaataaaatgttttgtgaattattcCCTGAATATGTGCAGGAGATTGAAGAGCTTTTGAAACAACGTCAAGAAGCACTCCTACAATCAGAGCACGCCAACGGCAGCAGTGAAAGTGAAGTGACTAATGAGCAACAGTCCAATATGCACTACATCTTAACAAACTTATTTGTGCTTGTGGGTTTTGTGTTTCTTGCATTTATGGTAAAACATGTCCTAGCATCTATTTCCAATGACTAA